The Roseovarius sp. EL26 genome contains the following window.
AACACCCGGTCCCATCCCGAACCCGGCAGTTAAGTGCCTTTGCGCCGATGGTACTGCGTCTTAAGACGTGGGAGAGTAGGTCACCGCCAAACCTAGTAAAATCCTCTATCTTTGTATCTCTCAATGCGATCAACAAAATCATCCAAAAAAAATACAATCAGAAAATTTTAATGCCTTGGGTATCCGTAACCGCATGCATTGCGCGCACGACATGTGACCAATCAAAGACAACTCAAAAAATCAACAAACCCGTGACTAGACTCCGATAGACATCTGTTCCATTTATTCTGCAAAGAAACGGGGAGACAGATATGTCAGATTTAGCATTCATTACAGACGGGACGTTTGGCGTCGTATTCCTGATCGCGGGCTTGATCGACGCTGGGATTAACCACTGCCCGAATGAAGGCTGTATCGCTAAAAACGATGTTCAGGCCTACAACACCCTGTCCGTTGGCGAGACTGTCTTCCAAGAAGATAGTGTCGGTGAAGAAGTTTACTATCGCCGCGATACAGGTTTTGCGACAGGCCCATTCCAATGGATCTATGGTGTTTCAGCCACCAGTGATGGTGAGCTTTGGGCTGGTGTTGGGCAGGCGGTAACCTATTCGATCGCAAATGATAGGCTCTATACACAGCTGCATGCCATGGCGGGTCTTTATGAAGACGGCGACGGTGCTGACCTAGGAGGGCCGATTGAGTTCCGCTCTGGCATTGAGATTGGCTATCAAAACAAAAAGGGTGTGCGGATGGGGCTCAGCATAGATCACCGTTCGAACGCTGGTCTTTATAGCGATAACCCCGGTCTCGAGACAGTACAATTTCGGGTTTCAATACCGACAAACTAATCCCTGTCGTTTACCCACAGTAGGCAATTCAATATCGCGGCCTTCAAATCTAGGATGAATTAAATGGGCACTGGGCTGGTACGAATACGCGACAGCTTCATGTTGGAGGTGATGCCAATTTAGCGGACAAAGACTTCTTCTAAGGCGCTCGTACCTTCTAGACGTTTGTCGATGTCAGCTAAAGCTTGGGCAAGTTCCACACTGTTTAGATTTGCCCAAGTATCACCGCCTGAAATGAACCCGTTTTGTTTCAGGTTTTTTTGTATGCACGGGAAGCTCATCAAACTATATAATTCGTTGTGCTGCGTTTTGCCGTTGATCCCCCAAAACCGGTGAACTTCGTTGATCAAAAGTGGGGTGACATCTGCAAATTTTTCAAGCTGCGTTTTGAAGTCACTAATCAAAGTGCCGGGCCGGCGGTTCAAGATGGCGATACAGCTGTTTTTATTCGCAAAAAAGGCAGCGAGATGTAAGGCGGAGCCATCTAAGGATATGATTTTCTGCGCAGCTTTGTATCGTGCGATTTGGACTTCAATGGGATGCTCCTGCGGATGAAATATCTCGTAGCCCTCAGCTGCCAAATGTTGCTCAAGCTGTGCTTCACCCAAAATAGAGCCACGTTTCACAAACAACCTGCTCCGAGAAATGTATAACATTTTGGAGCCTTCGGGAGAGATGTTTTTGCCCAGATTAGCATGGATGAAATCCCTGTACTCTGGGGCACCAGCGATCATCGCGTGCATGCCAAACCCTTGCGGAGGTATAACCAAGTGTTCGACACGCAAAGGTGCATTCGATAGCATAAAACTGAGATCTGACACACCTAAGGCGTCAAAAAAGCCTTCGTGGCCGTGGAGCAACCGCTTAGGCCAAGTCATTTTCTTTTTTGGAATATAAATGATGCCGTCCAAGGGAAGTGGACTGTGTGCGAGCCCCCAAAGACGGCTGGTGGATTCACATAGGAAATGCCCGAAATGGCCATACATCATGCCACCAAACATCCAGGTTCCTCGTAGTGTTTCTATTTCATCCTCATTTGGAAGGTGGGCGGGTAGCATAATTCGATGGTTTGGATTGCGCCAAAGGCTAGCAACGTCAGACCATTCTCCGCTTGCTGTATAGACCCCCCCGGGGCGTGATGCCCCGCGTGCTGAGCCCTCTGCCCAAGACATGACAACAGCATCCTTCAGGACTTGGATCTGCCCCTTCAAAGGTTGGTTAGAATCAAAGTCCAGAGAGGGGGGTAAAGCGGGTGCTGACATAGCGTGAAGTTCCAAAATCTTACTGATGTTCGTTAGCGAAAAGATCGGATTTAGGTATCTGATAAGACCCTGATAATGCGAATGTTAAACAGGGTCAGAATCGAAAGTAAGGGAAAATCCTAACAGCTTGGATGTTGCACTGTGTTTAATGCACAAACAACGCGGTTTCTCCGTACTTTCAGACAATGCCTGCAAGCTCGGGTGGAATGGTGGTGTAAAGCCCTTCAAACGACCCGCGCGGGTCTTTGCTGTTGCGGCAACGTTTTGCGGGGCTGCCGTCTTCTTCAAAGGGAAAGTCACGTAATCCGATACTTTTGGCCTCTTCGAATTCCAACAGTGGCCGTGTGGCGGCCTCGGATATCTGCGACAGCCTGCCTTGTTGATGCGATAAGTGCGATACATGCAAGCCGTCTGGTCCGCCACGTGTCAGGTGGCGCTCATACGCAAGCTTCTGATCACTCAGCGCTAGGTGAACGAGATAGAATTCAGGATCTATTTCCACAGGTCGATTTATCAACCGGTGGGCGCCGCCGGTCCAATTGTTCCAGCGCCAAATTGCAAAAGGTTTACTGTATTTATCCGAGACGTAAGCATAACGGCGTTGGCCTAAGATAGGTTCGCTCCGTACAAGTTCAGGTTCAGTCGAACCTCGTTGCACCACATCAAGCCCCAAGGCATAAATATATCCCCGGTCACTGTGTTTTCGAAGAGCGGTTACAAAATCCTGTTCTGATTTTGGGCTGCGTATAACATATTCGTCCACATCGGTGCGCAGTACATATTGGTATTTTCTGCGAAGCGCGTTTGCTTTACCTGACATATAGCCTGCGATGAAACGATCATTTTTGATGCGACGATGCGGCGACCCTTCGATGTACTCGACTGTGATGCCACTAAGGTCGACATCAGTTTCCCAGTCATTGCCATCCAAATGAACAAAGAGATTTTCCCGCCCAACAATTGACGAATAATGATCAATCCATTTCTGCAAATAGAATGCGTCATGTTTGACGTGTGTTGTGGCGCAAATCGGTAATTTTGCCAAACCAATCTCCTTTTGAGAAGCGTTTATTGCGTTCGTGTGAAATGTTTTAACCAGTGTTCAACGGCCGCTTTTTCGCTCGCCGGTGTTTGAGATATTACTGATTGCAAGAGGTTTTGGCACGTGTCGTTTCCCCTAAAATGCGCAGGCATATGGTAATGCATTACCTTGATGTCGTCGGGCAGTTCCTTTTTTCGACGATACAATGAAAAGTTGTGAAATTCATCCAGGACATGAAGT
Protein-coding sequences here:
- a CDS encoding DUF563 domain-containing protein — encoded protein: MSAPALPPSLDFDSNQPLKGQIQVLKDAVVMSWAEGSARGASRPGGVYTASGEWSDVASLWRNPNHRIMLPAHLPNEDEIETLRGTWMFGGMMYGHFGHFLCESTSRLWGLAHSPLPLDGIIYIPKKKMTWPKRLLHGHEGFFDALGVSDLSFMLSNAPLRVEHLVIPPQGFGMHAMIAGAPEYRDFIHANLGKNISPEGSKMLYISRSRLFVKRGSILGEAQLEQHLAAEGYEIFHPQEHPIEVQIARYKAAQKIISLDGSALHLAAFFANKNSCIAILNRRPGTLISDFKTQLEKFADVTPLLINEVHRFWGINGKTQHNELYSLMSFPCIQKNLKQNGFISGGDTWANLNSVELAQALADIDKRLEGTSALEEVFVR
- a CDS encoding acyloxyacyl hydrolase; this encodes MSDLAFITDGTFGVVFLIAGLIDAGINHCPNEGCIAKNDVQAYNTLSVGETVFQEDSVGEEVYYRRDTGFATGPFQWIYGVSATSDGELWAGVGQAVTYSIANDRLYTQLHAMAGLYEDGDGADLGGPIEFRSGIEIGYQNKKGVRMGLSIDHRSNAGLYSDNPGLETVQFRVSIPTN